A window from Amblyomma americanum isolate KBUSLIRL-KWMA chromosome 7, ASM5285725v1, whole genome shotgun sequence encodes these proteins:
- the LOC144098975 gene encoding uncharacterized protein LOC144098975 isoform X2, which yields MAALRAVLAGLSLALVVRADFQDDFRLRDTAGLRHAAPYDADHQRSLLEGPFHRAPVAQLSLADAASNQSQLEVGKVPAPQAPVAGPNAPAPAGVPATTNGTGPAVPASVHKSFFERNPVNPVFGLEQQPDSDEASKQLVEQDLGIAQEAYAQQRPEQAAAAGRLEALSGLKVELARAYIAAEEPEADSGPMELLCTVGYKEYASITWTVNGRPLENFIDRSTMTTVKNDLPVKVSKITITQLERLPSDNGKFVFECTALVDAQVTKATIALGSIIEDTCTANSQCEPRGATCSEGRCLCKPSQPVSLKSKHLTCRAAAGLGWPCDYSEQCVFATPNAVCNDRQICECASGFVRGPTNKSCDSPVPGNVNLIGQPCKANTDCHASGASCLNSVCACTNNTFERGGLCLTEEQLKMQVGVRGPNFLAGDDGIKTAQNDTRFTVAAAMINENADKKESTLAAPLGMPVRSSAGTLSPPAVAAAATSLAAFLLIRRG from the exons ATGGCCGCATTGCGTGCCGTGCTTGCCGGCCTGAGCCTCGCCCTGGTTGTCAGGGCTGACTTCCAGGACGACTTCCGGCTCAGGGACACCGCGGGCCTACGGCACGCGGCGCCCTACGACGCTGACCACCAGCGGTCTTTGCTCGAGGGCCCTTTCCACCGGGCGCCCGTGGCCCAGCTAAGCCTCGCAGATGCTGCTAGCAACCAGTCCCAGCTCGAAGTCGGAAAGGTCCCGGCCCCGCAGGCCCCTGTCGCAGGTCCCAACGCCCCGGCCCCCGCAGGAGTTCCTGCTACAACCAACGGCACCGGACCTGCGGTTCCTGCCTCTGTTCACAAGTCCTTCTTCGAACGCAACCCCGTGAACCCGGTCTTCGGCCTGGAGCAGCAACCAGACTCCGACGAGGCGTCGAAGCAGCTGGTGGAGCAGGACCTCG GAATAGCTCAGGAGGCCTACGCGCAGCAGAGGCCCGAGCAGGCCGCCGCCGCGGGAAGGCTCGAGGCGCTGTCCGGACTTAAGGTCGAACTGGCTCGCGCTTACATTGCCGCCGAGGAACCCGAGGCTGACTCCGGTCCCATGGAGCTGCTTTGCACCGTCGGCTACAAGGAGTACGCGAGCATCACCTGGACTGTCAACGGCCGCCCCCTGGAGAACTTCATCGACCGGTCCACCATGACCACCGTCAAGAACGACCTGCCGGTCAAGGTCTCCAAGATCACCATCACCCAACTGGAGAGGCTGCCCTCCGATAACGGCAAGTTTGTCTTCGAGTGCACGGCTCTTGTCGACGCGCAGGTCACAAAGGCCACCATCGCACTGGGCTCCATCATCGAGGACACCTGCACGGCGAACTCCCAGTGCGAGCCCCGCGGAGCCACCTGCAGCGAAGGCCGCTGTCTCTGTAAGCCTTCTCAGCCCGTGAGCCTGAAGTCCAAGCACCTGACCTGCCGTGCCGCGGCCGGTCTCGGCTGGCCCTGCGACTACTCCGAACAGTGCGTGTTCGCCACACCCAACGCCGTCTGCAACGACCGACAGATCTGCGAGTGTGCGTCCGGCTTCGTCCGGGGTCCGACCAACAAGTCCTGCGACAGCCCCGTTCCAGGCAACGTGAACCTCATCGGACAGCCCTGCAAGGCCAACACAGACTGCCACGCCTCCGGAGCGTCTTGCCTCAACAGCGTTTGCGCCTGCACTAACAACACTTTCGAACGCGGCGGCCTGTGCCTGACAGAGGAGCAGCTCAAGATGCAGGTCGGCGTCCGAGGACCAAACTTCCTGGCAGGCGATGACGGCATCAAGACAGCCCAGAACGACACCCGGTTCACCGTGGCCGCGGCCATGATCAACGAGAACGCAGACAAGAAGGAATCCACGCTGGCTGCCCCGCTGGGCATGCCAGTCCGAAGCTCGGCGGGCACCCTCTCGCCGCCTGCCGTTGCCGCCGCGGCAACTTCCCTGGCCGCTTTCCTGCTGATCAGGCGAGGCTGA
- the LOC144098976 gene encoding uncharacterized protein LOC144098976, with product MWPAACVFSWGVWVVLFVMAAGDALTVEDILLKGYSQLGQWCQTDSNCSVENSGCMAETCVCRLGYVLYEDRCIPVPRSSRGLSKVYLMSVGCLLSILIFSMSLCFLYWKRKLDDRRNMQAEDRPTAVVTPPSLCSGSSAVDKPPPYEDAVRPCFRFNLETAAPNSWHALPLSGDQVASNLPPPYREVMQHQKSLHRASI from the exons ATGTGGCCGGCAGCGTGTGTCTTCTCGTGGGGCGTGTGGGTCGTGCTCTTCGTGATGGCAGCCGGAGACGCGTTAACGGTGGAAGACATCCTGCTCAAAG GCTACTCCCAACTCGGCCAGTGGTGCCAGACCGACTCGAACTGCTCGGTCGAGAACTCGGGCTGCATGGCAGAGACATGCGTCTGCAGGCTCGGCTACGTTCTCTACGAAGACAGGTGCATTCCAG TACCTCGCAGCAGCCGGGGCCTGTCCAAGGTGTACCTCATGAGCGTCGGATGCCTCCTCTCCATCCTCATCTTCTCCATGTCTCTCTGCTTCCTCTACTGGAAACG GAAGCTGGACGACCGGCGAAACATGCAGGCGGAGGACCGGCCCACTGCGGTCGTTACGCCACCGTCTCTCTGCTCGGGATCCTCTGCGGTTGACAAGCCGCCACCGTACGAAGACGCCGTCAGGCCATGCTTCCGCTTCAACCTCGAGACTGCGGCACCGAATTCCTGGCATGCGCTACCCTTGTCCGGCGACCAG GTTGCCAGCAACTTACCACCACCATATAGAGAAGTTATGCAGCACCAAAAGAGCCTCCACCGAGCCTCCATTTAA
- the LOC144098975 gene encoding uncharacterized protein LOC144098975 isoform X1, with protein MAALRAVLAGLSLALVVRADFQDDFRLRDTAGLRHAAPYDADHQRSLLEGPFHRAPVAQLSLADAASNQSQLEVGKVPAPQAPVAGPNAPAPAGVPATTNGTGPAVPASVHKSFFERNPVNPVFGLEQQPDSDEASKQLVEQDLGKLQRRKFRMRRHKGMKGMRKIRKLVDEETGPAGIAQEAYAQQRPEQAAAAGRLEALSGLKVELARAYIAAEEPEADSGPMELLCTVGYKEYASITWTVNGRPLENFIDRSTMTTVKNDLPVKVSKITITQLERLPSDNGKFVFECTALVDAQVTKATIALGSIIEDTCTANSQCEPRGATCSEGRCLCKPSQPVSLKSKHLTCRAAAGLGWPCDYSEQCVFATPNAVCNDRQICECASGFVRGPTNKSCDSPVPGNVNLIGQPCKANTDCHASGASCLNSVCACTNNTFERGGLCLTEEQLKMQVGVRGPNFLAGDDGIKTAQNDTRFTVAAAMINENADKKESTLAAPLGMPVRSSAGTLSPPAVAAAATSLAAFLLIRRG; from the coding sequence ATGGCCGCATTGCGTGCCGTGCTTGCCGGCCTGAGCCTCGCCCTGGTTGTCAGGGCTGACTTCCAGGACGACTTCCGGCTCAGGGACACCGCGGGCCTACGGCACGCGGCGCCCTACGACGCTGACCACCAGCGGTCTTTGCTCGAGGGCCCTTTCCACCGGGCGCCCGTGGCCCAGCTAAGCCTCGCAGATGCTGCTAGCAACCAGTCCCAGCTCGAAGTCGGAAAGGTCCCGGCCCCGCAGGCCCCTGTCGCAGGTCCCAACGCCCCGGCCCCCGCAGGAGTTCCTGCTACAACCAACGGCACCGGACCTGCGGTTCCTGCCTCTGTTCACAAGTCCTTCTTCGAACGCAACCCCGTGAACCCGGTCTTCGGCCTGGAGCAGCAACCAGACTCCGACGAGGCGTCGAAGCAGCTGGTGGAGCAGGACCTCGGTAAGCTTCAGCGTCGAAAGTTCCGCATGCGCCGTCACAAGGGCATGAAGGGCATGCGCAAGATTCGAAAGCTCGTCGACGAAGAGACTGGTCCCGCAGGAATAGCTCAGGAGGCCTACGCGCAGCAGAGGCCCGAGCAGGCCGCCGCCGCGGGAAGGCTCGAGGCGCTGTCCGGACTTAAGGTCGAACTGGCTCGCGCTTACATTGCCGCCGAGGAACCCGAGGCTGACTCCGGTCCCATGGAGCTGCTTTGCACCGTCGGCTACAAGGAGTACGCGAGCATCACCTGGACTGTCAACGGCCGCCCCCTGGAGAACTTCATCGACCGGTCCACCATGACCACCGTCAAGAACGACCTGCCGGTCAAGGTCTCCAAGATCACCATCACCCAACTGGAGAGGCTGCCCTCCGATAACGGCAAGTTTGTCTTCGAGTGCACGGCTCTTGTCGACGCGCAGGTCACAAAGGCCACCATCGCACTGGGCTCCATCATCGAGGACACCTGCACGGCGAACTCCCAGTGCGAGCCCCGCGGAGCCACCTGCAGCGAAGGCCGCTGTCTCTGTAAGCCTTCTCAGCCCGTGAGCCTGAAGTCCAAGCACCTGACCTGCCGTGCCGCGGCCGGTCTCGGCTGGCCCTGCGACTACTCCGAACAGTGCGTGTTCGCCACACCCAACGCCGTCTGCAACGACCGACAGATCTGCGAGTGTGCGTCCGGCTTCGTCCGGGGTCCGACCAACAAGTCCTGCGACAGCCCCGTTCCAGGCAACGTGAACCTCATCGGACAGCCCTGCAAGGCCAACACAGACTGCCACGCCTCCGGAGCGTCTTGCCTCAACAGCGTTTGCGCCTGCACTAACAACACTTTCGAACGCGGCGGCCTGTGCCTGACAGAGGAGCAGCTCAAGATGCAGGTCGGCGTCCGAGGACCAAACTTCCTGGCAGGCGATGACGGCATCAAGACAGCCCAGAACGACACCCGGTTCACCGTGGCCGCGGCCATGATCAACGAGAACGCAGACAAGAAGGAATCCACGCTGGCTGCCCCGCTGGGCATGCCAGTCCGAAGCTCGGCGGGCACCCTCTCGCCGCCTGCCGTTGCCGCCGCGGCAACTTCCCTGGCCGCTTTCCTGCTGATCAGGCGAGGCTGA